In the Bordetella genomosp. 10 genome, one interval contains:
- a CDS encoding CobW family GTP-binding protein, with product MARLVPRLELNVVTGFLGSGKTTLLKRYLRQQPADAVLVIINEFGRESIDDRIALHLNSEIEAIADGCLCCTVLERLREALLNVLTRRARGELPRLERIIVETSGLADPAPILGTILSDENLDEYIRVGPCVATFDALEGLHTLGRFTEAATQLAAADRVIVTKSDLADSASLASLTAAVRSVNPACELTLNDVPGAIFAPVANTLADTGRLPGPDATPGAGRAAPPHTHTNAVQTFSTVLDRSVDWATFSVWLTALLNRHGDRILRFKSILDVRAAGKLVVQGVRHRVYPPSHLPPAEDQDNVSRLVFITRGMDERKILDSLARVTKAASPLGNIFPDR from the coding sequence ATGGCCCGACTCGTACCGCGCCTCGAACTGAACGTCGTCACCGGCTTCCTTGGAAGCGGCAAGACCACCCTGCTCAAGCGCTACCTGCGGCAGCAGCCCGCGGACGCCGTGCTGGTCATCATCAATGAATTCGGCCGCGAATCCATCGACGACCGCATCGCCCTGCATCTGAACTCGGAAATCGAGGCCATCGCCGACGGCTGCCTGTGCTGTACCGTGCTCGAACGGTTGCGGGAGGCGCTGCTGAACGTCCTGACGCGGCGGGCCCGGGGAGAGCTGCCGCGGCTCGAACGCATCATCGTCGAAACGAGCGGGCTCGCGGATCCCGCTCCCATCCTGGGCACCATCCTCTCCGACGAAAACCTCGACGAATACATCCGCGTCGGCCCCTGCGTCGCCACCTTCGACGCGCTGGAAGGCCTGCACACCCTCGGCAGATTCACGGAGGCGGCGACCCAGTTGGCGGCGGCGGACCGCGTCATCGTCACCAAGAGCGACCTGGCCGACAGCGCCAGCCTGGCGTCGCTGACCGCGGCGGTCCGGTCCGTCAACCCGGCCTGCGAATTGACGCTGAACGACGTTCCCGGGGCGATCTTCGCGCCCGTCGCGAACACCCTGGCCGATACCGGCAGGCTGCCGGGCCCCGATGCTACCCCTGGCGCTGGCCGGGCAGCCCCGCCGCACACGCACACCAACGCCGTCCAGACCTTTTCCACGGTGCTCGACCGTTCCGTCGATTGGGCGACGTTCTCGGTGTGGCTCACCGCCCTGCTCAACCGCCACGGCGATCGCATCCTGCGATTCAAATCCATCCTGGACGTGCGCGCGGCGGGCAAGCTCGTCGTCCAGGGCGTGCGGCATCGCGTCTACCCGCCGTCCCACCTCCCGCCGGCGGAGGACCAGGACAATGTTTCGCGGCTGGTCTTCATCACCCGGGGGATGGACGAGCGAAAAATCCTCGATTCGCTCGCCCGCGTGACGAAGGCGGCCTCCCCGCTGGGCAATATCTTCCCGGACCGGTAA
- the lpxO gene encoding lipid A hydroxylase LpxO: MKWWILALFVVCAFIVHYRGRVRHAFARQALDHSTFTSPINVFMYAFSRVPNQPYLPLSEFPELKVLQERWEEIRAEAEQLFSAGHIKVSDKYNDAGFNSFFKSGWKRFYLKWYGTDHPSATALCPVTTRLLADIPTVKAAMFAALPPGSRLPRHRDPYAGSLRYHMGLITPNDPACYIDVDGQSYYWRDGEAVMFDETFIHYAENKTDVNRIILFADIERPMRYRWAQAVNHFLGGLLLRAASSPNQEGDRTGGINRIFGSVYAVRRFGKAVKKKNKPLYYVMKWAVVLGILAWIFL, encoded by the coding sequence ATGAAATGGTGGATACTCGCGTTGTTCGTGGTATGTGCCTTCATCGTGCACTATCGGGGTCGTGTCCGGCACGCCTTCGCGCGCCAGGCGCTGGATCACTCCACCTTCACCTCGCCCATCAACGTCTTCATGTACGCGTTTTCGCGCGTGCCCAACCAGCCCTACCTGCCGCTCTCGGAGTTTCCGGAGCTGAAAGTGCTGCAGGAACGCTGGGAGGAAATCCGCGCCGAGGCCGAGCAACTGTTTTCGGCCGGGCACATCAAGGTTTCCGACAAGTACAACGACGCCGGCTTCAATTCCTTCTTCAAGAGCGGCTGGAAGCGTTTCTACCTGAAGTGGTACGGCACCGACCATCCGTCGGCGACCGCGCTCTGTCCGGTGACGACGCGGCTGCTGGCCGACATCCCCACGGTGAAGGCCGCCATGTTCGCGGCGCTGCCGCCGGGCAGCCGCCTGCCGCGGCATCGCGACCCCTATGCGGGCTCGCTGCGTTATCACATGGGCCTGATCACGCCCAACGACCCGGCCTGTTATATCGATGTGGATGGCCAGTCGTACTACTGGCGTGACGGCGAAGCGGTGATGTTCGACGAGACCTTCATCCACTATGCCGAGAACAAGACCGACGTGAACCGCATCATCCTGTTCGCCGATATCGAGCGGCCGATGCGCTACCGCTGGGCCCAGGCGGTCAATCACTTCCTGGGCGGCCTGCTGCTGCGCGCGGCGTCCTCGCCCAACCAGGAAGGCGACCGCACCGGCGGCATCAACCGCATCTTCGGCTCGGTGTATGCCGTGCGGCGCTTCGGCAAGGCGGTGAAGAAGAAGAACAAGCCGCTGTACTACGTCATGAAATGGGCGGTGGTGCTGGGCATCCTGGCCTGGATCTTCTTGTGA
- a CDS encoding dihydroorotase yields MGTKDQPDQGHVDLVIANGTVHTPEGSARLNVCVREGRIVGLTDAAATPPAAKVIDAKGLDVLPGLWHVHCHFREPGHTYKEDFTSGTTAAAAGGITFCIDMTNNDPHPTTLESFELKRATIAPKALVDYALYGGGLYPKTVAALAKAGAVGIKVFNTRHVKEVYPYISELGVVDHGILHELYEAVADTGLLCAVHHDDSEWCKRLTFRDYINAGRTTNRDYMEAYERGYMYGHGMAAGLAASTYYARVTGVRLHVLHMGVMPPAANELVRFAKRQGVDISGEMETATLFMTRAQAEKVGPGAYSWAYAPEAHWEAIRDGTADMLVGEHAPHTLEEITPGWQDAFSVPLGITGAQEFIPLVLNAVNEGKLGLGDVAKLCAEAPARRFGQYPRKGRIQVGADADFTIVDMQARQTFTVADMHTKSGYTAWEGISTQGMPVYTIVRGATVMDHGKITGTPGYGRFHPGIGAA; encoded by the coding sequence ATGGGCACGAAGGACCAGCCGGACCAGGGGCATGTCGACCTGGTGATCGCGAACGGAACGGTGCATACGCCGGAGGGCAGCGCGCGCCTGAACGTATGCGTGCGGGAAGGAAGGATCGTCGGGTTGACCGACGCGGCCGCGACGCCGCCCGCGGCCAAGGTTATCGACGCCAAGGGCCTCGACGTGCTGCCCGGCTTGTGGCATGTCCACTGCCATTTCCGCGAGCCGGGGCACACCTACAAGGAAGACTTCACGTCGGGCACGACCGCCGCGGCCGCCGGCGGAATCACGTTCTGTATCGACATGACGAACAACGATCCGCATCCGACCACGCTGGAATCGTTCGAACTCAAGCGCGCGACGATCGCGCCCAAGGCGCTGGTGGACTACGCGCTGTATGGCGGCGGCCTGTATCCCAAGACCGTGGCCGCGCTGGCCAAGGCCGGCGCGGTGGGCATCAAGGTATTCAATACGCGCCACGTGAAGGAGGTGTACCCGTATATCTCCGAACTCGGCGTCGTCGATCACGGCATCCTCCATGAACTGTACGAGGCCGTCGCCGACACGGGACTGCTGTGCGCCGTGCATCACGACGACAGCGAGTGGTGCAAGCGCCTGACCTTCCGCGACTACATCAACGCCGGCAGGACGACGAACCGCGACTACATGGAAGCCTACGAGCGCGGCTATATGTACGGCCACGGCATGGCGGCGGGGCTGGCGGCCTCGACCTACTACGCGCGCGTCACGGGCGTGCGCCTGCACGTGCTGCACATGGGCGTCATGCCGCCGGCGGCGAACGAACTGGTCCGCTTCGCCAAGCGGCAGGGCGTCGATATTTCGGGCGAGATGGAAACGGCGACCCTGTTCATGACCCGCGCGCAGGCCGAGAAGGTGGGGCCGGGTGCGTATTCATGGGCCTATGCGCCGGAGGCGCATTGGGAGGCGATCCGGGACGGCACGGCCGACATGCTGGTCGGCGAGCACGCGCCGCATACCCTGGAGGAGATCACGCCGGGATGGCAGGACGCCTTTTCCGTTCCGCTCGGCATCACGGGGGCGCAGGAGTTCATTCCCCTGGTGCTCAACGCGGTGAACGAAGGCAAGCTGGGCCTGGGCGACGTGGCGAAGCTGTGCGCCGAGGCGCCCGCCAGGCGCTTCGGCCAGTATCCCAGGAAAGGCCGCATCCAGGTCGGCGCGGACGCCGATTTCACCATCGTCGACATGCAGGCGCGGCAGACGTTCACGGTCGCCGACATGCACACCAAGTCCGGCTATACCGCGTGGGAAGGCATATCGACCCAGGGCATGCCCGTCTACACCATCGTGCGCGGCGCGACGGTGATGGATCACGGCAAGATCACCGGCACGCCGGGCTACGGCCGGTTCCATCCCGGCATCGGCGCGGCCTGA
- a CDS encoding histidine phosphatase family protein yields the protein MTTEIWLIRHGETTWNRARRLQGWKDIPLNEEGVSQAAKLARRLTRDAQAGPFEAIYSSDLQRAHDTAQAAADLLQLRVRPEPGLRERCYGVLEGLAMDELEQHQPEAAAVWRSREPDRQLEGGESLRQFRDRVVTTMEDVVTRHPAARVLLFAHGGVLDIAWRHAHGIPLTHPRDAVLLNTAVNRLSYTDGRWHVMGWGDISHIKAAGDDIV from the coding sequence ATGACTACCGAAATCTGGCTGATCCGCCACGGCGAAACCACCTGGAACCGCGCCCGCCGCCTGCAAGGCTGGAAGGACATTCCGCTCAATGAGGAAGGCGTGAGCCAGGCCGCGAAGCTGGCGCGGCGCCTGACGCGCGATGCGCAGGCCGGCCCCTTCGAAGCCATCTACAGCAGCGACCTGCAACGCGCGCACGACACCGCCCAGGCGGCCGCCGACCTGCTGCAACTGCGCGTGCGCCCGGAACCCGGGCTGCGCGAGCGCTGCTACGGCGTGCTGGAAGGCCTGGCGATGGACGAACTCGAACAGCACCAGCCGGAAGCGGCGGCGGTGTGGCGCAGCCGCGAACCCGATCGCCAGCTCGAAGGCGGCGAAAGCCTGCGCCAGTTCCGCGACCGCGTCGTGACGACCATGGAAGACGTCGTCACGCGCCATCCCGCGGCGCGCGTGCTGCTGTTCGCCCACGGCGGCGTGCTCGACATCGCCTGGCGCCATGCCCACGGCATCCCCTTGACCCACCCGCGCGACGCCGTGCTGCTCAACACCGCCGTCAACCGCCTGAGCTACACCGACGGCCGCTGGCACGTCATGGGCTGGGGCGACATCAGCCATATCAAGGCCGCGGGCGACGACATCGTCTGA
- a CDS encoding SDR family oxidoreductase, translated as MPQHVFITGATSGLGHALAGHYGRQGATLGLLGRRGERLRALADSLPNPGAHACYGVDVRDRAALHAAAHDFIARSGGRVDIVIASAGISVGTLTDHPEDYEAFEAVMQTNVMAMVATFEPFTGAMREAGGGTLVGISSVAGVRGLPGGGAYSASKAAVTAYCESLRNEVAADGIRVVTIAPGYVRTEMTAHNPYRMPFLLEADEFARRAADAIARGVSYTVIPWQMGIVARLMRVLPNALYDRLARNAPRKPRRGE; from the coding sequence ATGCCGCAACACGTATTCATCACCGGGGCCACCAGCGGACTGGGCCACGCGCTGGCCGGGCACTATGGCCGGCAGGGCGCCACGCTGGGGCTGCTGGGCCGGCGCGGGGAGCGCCTGCGCGCGCTGGCCGACAGCCTGCCCAATCCCGGCGCGCATGCCTGCTACGGCGTGGACGTGCGCGACCGTGCCGCCCTGCACGCGGCCGCGCATGATTTCATCGCGCGCAGCGGCGGGCGGGTCGATATCGTCATCGCCAGCGCGGGCATCAGCGTGGGTACGTTGACCGATCATCCGGAAGACTACGAGGCGTTCGAGGCGGTCATGCAGACCAACGTGATGGCCATGGTGGCCACGTTCGAGCCTTTCACCGGCGCCATGCGCGAGGCCGGCGGCGGCACGCTGGTGGGGATCTCCAGCGTCGCCGGCGTGCGTGGCCTGCCCGGCGGCGGCGCCTACAGCGCCTCGAAAGCCGCGGTGACCGCCTATTGCGAGAGCCTGCGCAACGAGGTGGCGGCGGACGGCATCCGCGTGGTCACCATCGCGCCGGGCTATGTCCGCACCGAGATGACCGCCCACAACCCGTACCGCATGCCCTTCCTGCTGGAAGCGGACGAGTTCGCGCGCCGCGCGGCGGACGCCATCGCGCGGGGCGTTTCCTATACCGTGATTCCCTGGCAGATGGGCATCGTCGCGCGCCTGATGCGCGTGTTGCCGAATGCGCTGTACGACCGCCTGGCGCGCAACGCGCCGCGCAAGCCGCGCCGGGGCGAGTAG
- a CDS encoding MFS transporter — MTTVPSSPSQIAASGSPPAGLTAQAAALTQPQIAARLDRLPVSRFHVVVLVVAALSLFFDTLDTVITGFVLATLSPLWGFGTATIGVISAIGLAGYLVGSAVAGFAADHYGRKRMIMLTLVMYSLFSASRGLVGDVWSFAALNFFTWLFVGAESSIVPPYLAELWPTRVRGKLGGWMMGFFALGIAFSPIWALNIIPNLGWRAALFLTLPFAIVVGLMRSGLPESPRWLLRKGRVEEAEAVLRSIERRVGRTLAGAGTQAPAPAPAPAALAEPARAYTARDLLSPRYRKLTLMMWLAWFAEYGVLYTFMTFVPTLLAMEGFTIVKSFQFSIAIYAAVIPGYVVGGYVVDWLDRKPTTVIAFIGTAVFGTLFGLATTSTALMTFGGLMAFCLALGSTAIYNYTPELYPTEIRATGMGLASAWGRAGAIILLLVFGVFSVLKGKLFVFVVSDVVLLAAAVVVAIIGPSTKGRSLEDSSS, encoded by the coding sequence ATGACCACCGTTCCATCCTCTCCCTCGCAGATCGCGGCCTCCGGGTCGCCTCCGGCCGGCCTCACGGCGCAAGCGGCCGCGCTGACCCAGCCGCAGATCGCGGCCCGCCTCGACCGGCTGCCCGTGTCCAGGTTCCACGTCGTGGTGCTGGTCGTCGCGGCGCTTTCCCTCTTCTTCGACACCCTGGACACGGTCATCACCGGCTTCGTCCTGGCGACGCTGAGCCCGCTGTGGGGCTTCGGCACCGCGACGATAGGCGTCATCTCCGCGATCGGCCTGGCGGGCTACCTGGTCGGGTCCGCGGTCGCGGGTTTCGCGGCCGACCATTACGGGCGCAAGCGGATGATCATGCTCACGCTCGTGATGTATTCGCTGTTCTCCGCGTCGCGCGGGCTGGTCGGCGACGTGTGGAGTTTCGCGGCGTTGAACTTCTTCACCTGGCTGTTCGTCGGCGCGGAAAGCTCCATCGTGCCGCCTTATCTGGCCGAGCTGTGGCCGACCCGCGTGCGCGGCAAGCTGGGCGGCTGGATGATGGGCTTCTTCGCGCTGGGCATCGCGTTCTCGCCGATCTGGGCGCTGAACATCATTCCGAATTTGGGCTGGCGCGCCGCGCTCTTCCTGACGCTGCCCTTCGCCATCGTCGTCGGCCTGATGCGCTCGGGGCTACCCGAGTCGCCGCGCTGGCTGCTGCGCAAGGGGCGCGTGGAGGAGGCCGAGGCGGTGCTGCGCTCGATCGAGCGGCGGGTAGGGCGCACCTTGGCGGGCGCGGGTACCCAAGCCCCGGCACCGGCTCCGGCGCCCGCCGCGCTTGCGGAACCGGCGCGCGCCTATACCGCGCGCGACCTGCTCAGCCCGCGCTACCGGAAGCTGACGCTGATGATGTGGCTGGCATGGTTCGCGGAATACGGCGTGCTCTATACCTTCATGACCTTCGTGCCGACCCTGCTGGCCATGGAGGGCTTCACCATCGTCAAGTCCTTCCAGTTCTCCATCGCCATCTATGCCGCGGTCATTCCCGGCTATGTCGTGGGCGGCTACGTGGTCGACTGGCTGGACCGCAAGCCGACCACCGTCATCGCCTTCATCGGCACGGCCGTCTTCGGCACGCTCTTCGGTCTGGCGACCACCTCGACCGCGCTGATGACGTTCGGCGGCCTCATGGCGTTCTGCCTGGCCCTGGGCTCGACGGCGATCTACAACTACACGCCGGAGCTGTACCCGACGGAGATCCGCGCCACCGGCATGGGCCTGGCATCCGCGTGGGGCCGGGCGGGCGCCATCATCCTGCTGCTGGTGTTCGGCGTCTTTTCGGTGCTGAAAGGCAAGCTGTTCGTCTTCGTGGTCAGCGACGTCGTGCTGCTGGCCGCCGCGGTCGTCGTCGCGATCATCGGCCCGTCGACCAAGGGCAGGTCGCTGGAAGATTCCTCAAGCTGA
- a CDS encoding solute carrier family 23 protein has translation MPVSYFPRWRLVRELVPGTVMAPDERLPWPRTVLMGLQHVVAMFGSTVLAPLLMGFDPNLAILMSGVGSLIFFLFVGGRVPSYLGSSFAFIGGIIAVTGYGGSGPNPNIGVALGGIIACGAVYALIGALVWVANARAGGGARWIEALMPPVVTGAVVVVIGLNLAPVAAKGAMGGSGFDTCMAIVTILCVGGIAVRAKGMVQRLLILAGLIAACVIYAICANGIGLGKPMDFSAVAAAPWLGLPHFSAPVFSAPALGLIVPVALILVVENLGHIRAVSAMTGQDLDRYLGRAFVGDGVATMLSGAVGGTGVTTYAENIGVMAVTRIYSTLVFAVAALIAVLLGFSPKFGALIQTIPAPVLGGMSVVVFGLIAIAGARIWIVNRVDFADNRNLITAAVTVVLGAGDFTVHLGGFTLGGIGTATFGAIILYALLRPSR, from the coding sequence ATGCCGGTGTCCTATTTTCCGCGTTGGCGTCTGGTCCGGGAACTGGTGCCCGGCACGGTGATGGCGCCGGACGAGCGCCTGCCCTGGCCGCGGACCGTTCTGATGGGCTTGCAGCACGTGGTGGCGATGTTCGGCTCGACGGTGCTGGCCCCCTTGCTGATGGGATTCGATCCCAACCTCGCGATCCTGATGTCCGGCGTGGGATCCCTGATCTTCTTCCTGTTCGTCGGCGGGCGCGTGCCCAGCTACCTGGGGTCCAGCTTCGCCTTCATCGGCGGCATCATCGCGGTGACCGGCTATGGCGGCTCCGGTCCCAATCCCAACATCGGCGTGGCGCTGGGCGGCATCATCGCCTGCGGCGCCGTGTATGCGCTCATCGGCGCGCTGGTCTGGGTGGCCAACGCCCGGGCGGGCGGCGGCGCGCGCTGGATCGAGGCCTTGATGCCGCCGGTGGTCACCGGCGCCGTGGTGGTCGTGATCGGCCTGAACCTGGCGCCGGTCGCCGCCAAGGGCGCCATGGGCGGATCCGGCTTCGACACCTGCATGGCCATCGTCACGATACTCTGCGTCGGCGGGATCGCGGTGCGCGCCAAGGGCATGGTGCAACGGCTGTTGATCCTGGCCGGCCTGATTGCGGCCTGCGTCATCTACGCCATCTGCGCCAACGGCATCGGCCTGGGCAAGCCGATGGACTTCTCGGCGGTCGCGGCGGCGCCCTGGCTGGGCCTGCCGCATTTCAGCGCGCCGGTTTTCTCGGCGCCCGCGCTGGGGCTGATCGTGCCGGTCGCCCTCATCCTGGTGGTGGAAAACCTCGGCCACATCCGGGCCGTGAGCGCCATGACCGGGCAGGACCTGGACCGCTACCTGGGCCGCGCCTTCGTCGGCGACGGCGTGGCGACCATGCTGTCGGGCGCGGTCGGCGGGACCGGCGTCACCACCTATGCCGAGAACATCGGCGTGATGGCGGTGACCCGCATCTATTCCACGCTGGTCTTCGCGGTCGCCGCGCTGATCGCCGTCCTGCTGGGTTTTTCGCCGAAGTTCGGCGCGCTCATACAGACCATTCCGGCGCCGGTGCTCGGCGGCATGTCGGTGGTGGTGTTCGGCCTGATCGCCATCGCCGGCGCGCGGATCTGGATCGTCAACCGGGTCGATTTCGCCGACAACCGCAACCTGATCACCGCCGCCGTCACCGTGGTCCTGGGCGCGGGCGATTTCACCGTCCACCTGGGCGGTTTCACGCTGGGCGGCATCGGCACGGCGACCTTCGGCGCCATCATCCTGTATGCGCTGTTGCGTCCCTCGCGCTGA
- a CDS encoding GntR family transcriptional regulator, whose amino-acid sequence MTRKKSPTRPEAAKTGKGSGSSKAYQLLRSRIVSLEMPPGEDIDEQMLVEELGISRTPLREAMIRLAAEGLISLLPNRGARVASMDIPQLQEHLETFELNQRAVTRLAAMRRTKADLARIEALVAAFEDAHARNDVDGMVDGNWELHLAIGNACGNRVLAKIYANLLTESLRVARLAMSYETFPSEEARQAHLNNILREHREILAAIAAQDADRAEALACSHTGLARKRVTDFISQSAISTVSISPRAAPAALEGVATDV is encoded by the coding sequence ATGACGAGAAAGAAATCACCGACTCGGCCCGAAGCGGCCAAAACGGGAAAAGGCTCGGGATCGAGCAAGGCTTACCAACTGCTGCGCAGCCGCATCGTTTCGCTGGAAATGCCGCCGGGGGAAGACATCGACGAGCAGATGCTGGTGGAGGAACTGGGGATTTCGCGCACGCCGCTGCGCGAGGCGATGATCCGCCTCGCCGCGGAAGGCCTGATATCGCTGCTTCCCAATCGCGGCGCGCGCGTCGCCTCGATGGACATTCCGCAGCTCCAGGAGCACCTGGAAACGTTCGAGCTGAACCAGCGGGCGGTCACGCGCCTGGCGGCGATGCGGCGCACCAAGGCCGACCTGGCGCGGATCGAAGCGCTGGTCGCCGCCTTCGAGGACGCGCATGCCAGGAACGACGTCGACGGGATGGTCGACGGCAACTGGGAACTGCACCTGGCCATCGGCAATGCCTGCGGCAATCGCGTGCTGGCGAAAATCTACGCCAATCTCCTGACCGAGAGCCTGCGCGTCGCCCGCCTGGCGATGAGCTACGAGACCTTTCCCAGCGAGGAAGCCAGGCAGGCGCACCTGAACAACATCCTGCGCGAGCACCGGGAAATACTCGCAGCGATCGCGGCACAGGATGCCGACCGCGCCGAAGCGCTCGCCTGCTCGCACACGGGCCTGGCCCGCAAGCGCGTCACGGATTTCATCTCGCAGAGCGCGATCAGCACGGTGTCGATCAGCCCGCGCGCGGCGCCCGCGGCACTGGAAGGAGTAGCGACCGATGTGTGA